The DNA sequence GTGAGTTTTTGAAATTTTGCACAAGCTCCGTTTCCAACTTACGGACAAAATACACGCCGATGATTTGCATGGCGACAAGAATGAGCAGCACATAAATAATAACAAACTTAAAGCGGATCGAACGAAATGGCCCTACTTTTTTCATGCCGACTCATGACTCCTGTTCCGGGTTGCGCAAATAATAGCCGACGCCCCGTCTTGTGACGATCCACGACGGATGGGAAGGGTTGTCTTCGATTTTTTCACGCAGCCTTCTTACCGTCACATCGACCGTGCGCACATCGCCGTAATAGTCGTAGCCCCAAACCGTTTGCAGCAAGTGTTCGCGCGTCATCACTTGGCCGATATGTTTCGCCAAATAGTGGAGCAGTTCAAATTCGCGCTGGGTCAACGCGATCGTCTCCCCCCGTTTTTGCACGACGTACGCATCTGGACGGATGACAAGCGGCCCGATGACGATTTCATTCGTTTCATTCTCCACTTCCTCTTGGTTGGCTGTTTGCGCATGGCGGCGCAAGTTCGCTTTGACTCGCGCCAGCAGCTCGCGCGTGCTGAACGGCTTTGTCACATAATCGTCCGCCCCCAGCTCCAAACCAAGCACTTTATCAATCTCGGAATCTTTCGCCGTCAGCATGATGATCGGCATGTCGTATTTTTTCCGCACCTCGCGGCATACTTCCATGCCGTCTTTCAGCGGCAGCATAATATCCAATAAAATCAAATCCGGCATCGTTTCTTCCACTTTTTGCAGCGCTTCCTCGCCGTCATAGGCGCAGATGACTTCGTACCCTTCTTTTTGTAAGTTAAATTGCAAAATATCGGCAATCGGTTTTTCATCGTCAACAACTAAAATGCGTTTTTCCATCTCGCTCACGCCCTTCCTTTTGCGATGGAATGCTATCATTATTAATTTACCACGTTATAAAAACGAAATCATCCTTTGCCCGCTGCCATTTTGAGGAGCAAACCATATATATAGATGCAATTTGAAGATTTACCATTTGCAGCCTTTATCGACTGTCAGGCGACCGAACAACGCCGCTTCACAGACCCATATATGGGTCTGTGAAGCAGGTGGTTGTTCGGTCTTCCGTCACGCCTTGGCGTGACGGGGCAAGCCTATGGCTTGCCTTCGACAGTCGAAAATGGACAAACCGCTTTTCCGTCAAGGATATGTTAAACTTCTTCGTTGCATCTATATAGATGCAATTTAAAGCTTTAACATTTTTCGTTTTTACCGGTCATTTCATCCGAATGTCAAGTGACCGAACAACACCGCTTAAAGACCCATGAATGGGTCTTTAAGCGAGTCGTTGTTCGGTCTTCCGTCACGCCTTAGCGTGACGGAGGCAAGCCTATGGCTTGCCTTCGACAGTCAAAAATGGATGAGCCACTTTTCCGCCAAGGATATGTTAAACGATTTCGTTGCATCTATACAGTGAAAAGGGCATAGACGCACGCGCATGACACCGATCACGGACGGAACCGCTTTTCCTCCGCGAATGAAAAAAGCATAGACGCATGTGCATCTATGCTTTGGTGTTCACCGCTAGCCGCTTATGCATAAACGCTGCGGACGACGTTCGTTTGCGAGCGGTCCGGACCGACAGAGAAAATCGAAAGCGGGATGCCGGTGAGTTGGGAAATGCGTTCGACATAGTGGCGGGCATTGGCCGGCAGCTCGTCCAAGCTTCTCACCCCGGTGATATCTTCCGTCCAGCCCGGCAGCTCTTCGTAAATCGGCTCGCATTCCGCCAAAACTTTTAAGCTGGCTGGAAACTCCTCGATCACTTCACCGCGATATCGGTAGGCGACGCAAATTTTCAACGTTTCAATGCCGGTCAACACGTCAATCGAATTGAGCGACAAGTCGGTGATGCCGCTCACCCGGCGGGCATGGCGAACGACGACGCTGTCAAACCAGCCGACGCGGCGCGGACGGCCGGTTGTCGTCCCATATTCGCGGCCCACTTCACGAATGCGGTCGCCGATTTCATCATGCAGCTCGGTCGGGAACGGCCCATCGCCGACGCGCGTCGTATAGGCTTTTGCCACTCCGACGACGTGCTTGATTTTCGTCGGGCCAACGCCAGCACCGATCGTCACCCCGCCGGCCACCGGGTTGGAAGACGTAACAAACGGGTACGTCCCTTGGTCGATATCGAGCATGACGCCTTGCGCTCCTTCAAACAGGACGCGGCGTCCTTCATCAAGCGCGTTGTTCAATACGACCGATGTATCACAGACGTATTTTGCGATTTGCTGGCCATACTCGTAATACTCTTCAAAAATGTCCTCGAAGCGGAACCCTTCGGCACCGTACACTTTTTCGAACAACATGTTTTTCTCTTCCAAGTTGCGGGCCAGCTTTTCCGCAAACACATCGCGGTCGAGCAAATCGATGATGCGGATGCCGATGCGCGCTGCTTTATCCATGTACGCCGGCCCGATTCCTTTTTTCGTCGTGCCGATTTTATTGGTGCCTTTCCGCTCTTCCTCAAGCCCATCCAATTTCAAATGATACGGCAAAATGACATGGGCGCGGTTGCTGATGCGCAAATTATCGGTCGAAACGCCGCGCTCATGCAAATAGGAAAGCTCGGCGACAAGCGCTTTCGGATCAATGACCATGCCGTTGCCGATGACGCAAATTTTGTCTTTATAAAAAATGCCCGACGGGATTAAGTGAAGCTTATACCGCTCTCCGTTAAACACGATCGTGTGTCCGGCGTTGTTCCCTCCCTGGTACCGGGCAATGACTTCCGCGTTTTCCGATAAAAAGTCTGTAATTTTCCCTTTTCCTTCATCGCCCCATTGCGTGCCGACAACAACGACTGACGACATGGCGAGCACCTCCAGTTTCCTCGGTCTAAACATTGTCAGTGTATCAGTTTTTCGGTGCAAAGTCAATGAAACACGAACATTTTAAACAGTTATAAACTTTTTGTTCGTCTATTAAACCCGAAAGGAGGCGCCTGCCGCCAACGTGAGCCGGTTTACGCCCCCGGCGGAATTTGCGCCTCATCGAAGCGGCGCTCTAGGTTGACAAACTTATTATACTCTTTAATAAAAGCGAGCTGCACCGTTCCGACTGGACCATTGCGCTGTTTGGCAATAATGATTTCAATGATGTTTTTGTTCTCAGAATCTTTGTTGTAATAGTCATCGCGGTACAAAAAGGCGACAATGTCGGCGTCTTGCTCAATGCTTCCGGATTCACGAATATCGGACATCATCGGCCGTTTGTCTTGGCGCTGCTCGACGCTGCGCGACAGCTGCGACAAGGCGATGACCGGCACTTCAAGCTCGCGGGCGAGCGCCTTCAGCGAGCGGGAAATTTCCGATACTTCCTGTTGGCGATTTTCTTTGCTACGTCCGCTCCCTTGAATGAGCTGCAAATAATCAATGACAATCATGCCGAGCCCGCTTTCCTGCTTAAGCCGGCGGCATTTGGCGCGAATGTCGCTGACGCGGATGCTCGGCGTGTCGTCGATATAAATGCCGGCGTTCGATAAACTCCCCATCGCCATCGTCAGCTTGCCCCAGTCTTCCGGCGTCAATTTGCCGGTGCGCAAGTTTTGCGCGTTAATGTTGCCTTCTGCACAAAGCATCCGCATCACCAGCTGCTGGGCGCTCATCTCCAAACTGAAAATGGCGACATTTTCATTCGTTTTCGTCGCTACATTTTGGGCAATATTTAAGGCGAACGCTGTTTTCCCAACCGACGGCCGGGCGGCCACGATAATCAAATCGCTCCGCTGAAAACCGGACGTCATCCGGTCAAGCTCGGTGAACCCGGTCGGGATGCCGGTGATTTCCCCATCCCGGTTATGGAGCATCTCAATATTGTCATACGTTTGCACGAGAATGTCCTTAATATTTTTAAAGGCGCCCGAATGCTTCCGTTGGGAAACCTCCATAATTTTGCGCTCAGCTTCATCAAGCAAAACGTCGATCTCGTCTTCCCTTGTATATCCGTCTTGCGCGATCGATGTCGCTGTGCGGATGAGGCGGCGCAGCACCGATTTTTCCTCGACGATGCGGGCGTAATATTCGACGTTGGCCGCTGTTGGCACGGCGTCGGCGAGCTCGCTTAAGTAGGAGACGCCGCCGATTTCCTCAAGCTGCTCGGAAGCGGCGAGTTCCGCCGTCACCGTCACCAAATCGACCGGCTCCCCCCTGTCGGCGACGCGAAGCATGGCGTGAAAAATTTTTTGATGGGCTGCACGGTAAAAATCCTCTGGGATTAAAATTTCCGAAGCAGGCACTAACGCAGCGGGATCCAAAAATACGGCGCCAAGCACCGCTTGCTCAGCTTCAATGCTTTGTGGAGGAATTCGTTCTGAAAACAGCTCGCTCATCGTTTCACCACCTTTTCCCCCGTTGTATCTTTCTCTGTTGCAGCTAATAAGCAAAGGAGCCCCGCCGCAGCGGGCGGGGGCATCTTCGCTTCCTGAAATGAGACGTCGCCGTTATTTTTGTTCTGTCACATGCACTTTCAGCGTCGCCGTTACCTCTGGGTGGAGTTTCACCGGCACGTTCGTGTATCCAAGCGCGCGAATGGCATCGGCAAGCTCAATTTTGCGCTTGTCGAGCTTCAAGCCGTGTTGGGCTTGCAGCGACTCGGCGATTTGTTTGCTCGTAATCGAGCCGAACAAACGGCCGCCTTCGCCTGCCTTTGCTGGAATGGTTACTGTCAGCTTCTCAAGCTGTTCTTTCAATTTTTTCGCATTCGCCAGCTCCTCGGCCGCCTGGCGCTGCTCTTTTTGTTTTTGCGCCTCGAGCGCTTTTAAATTGGCTGGCGTCGCTTCAATGGCCAGCCCTTGTTTAAATAAGAAGTTGTTGGCATAGCCGTCGGCGACATTTTTGATTTCCCCTTTTTTCCCTTTTCCTTTGACATCCTTTAAAAAGATGACCTTCATGATGGATTCCCCCCCTCAAAATAGTCATGAATGGCTTCCCGCAGTTGCCGCTCCGCCTCTCCGACCGTCACCCCGGACAGTTGGGCGGCAGCATTTGTCAAATGTCCGCCCCCGCCCAACTTCTCCATAATGACTTGCACGTTGATGTCGCCAAGCGAGCGGGCGCTGATGCCGACCGTCCCATCTGCCCGCTTGGAAATGACGAAAGAGGCGGCGACGCCGCTCAGCGTCAGAAGCGTATCGGCGGTTTGCGCGATCAACACTTGATCGTGCACCTCGTTCTCGCCCCCCTTGGCGATGGCGATGCCGTGTTCATCAATCACCGTCCGCTCGACCAATTTCGCCCGTCTGACGTAATTCGTTACGCTTTCCCGCAGCAATTTTTGCACAAGCACCGTATCCGCTCCTTGGGCGCGCAAATACGACGCCGCATCGAACGTGCGGGAACCGGTGCGGAGCGTAAAACTCTTTGTGTCAACGACGATGCCGGCAAGAAGCGCCGTCGCCTCCAGCATCGACAGCTTCACCCGCTTCGGCTGGTACTCAAGCAGCTCGGTGACCAATTCCGATGTCGATGAAGCGTACGGCTCCATGTAGACGAGAATCGGCGCTTCAATAAACTCTTCGCCGCGACGATGATGATCAATGACGACGATATGATCCATGCGGTACAGCAGTCGTTCTTCAACGACAAGCGACGGACGGTGCGTATCCACGACGATGAGCAGCGTATCTTCTGTCACGAGCTCAAGCGCCTGCTCCGGTTTGATGCATCTCGACCATAAATCAGCATGTTTTCTCATTTCTTCGAGCAGCCGTTGCGCACCTGCATCCGTTTTTGCCTGGTCAACAACAATAAACCCTTCCTTTTGGTTTGATTGAACGACCTTTAAAATGCCAATCGCCGCCCCGAGCGCGTCCATATCCGGATATTTATGCCCCATAATGAGCACCCTATCGCTTTCAGCGATGAGCTCGCGAAGCGCATGGGAAATGACGCGGGCGCGGACGCGTGTCCGCTTTTCCATCGGGTTCGTTTTTCCGCCATAAAACTTCACTTTTCCGTTTCCGTGTTTGATCGCTACTTGATCGCCGCCGCGCCCGAGCGCCAAATCCAAGCTCGATTGCGCAAGCGTCCCAAGTTCTGGCAGTGGGGATACGCCGGCGCCAATGCCGATGCTCAACGTGAGCTGGGCTTGGTGTTTGGCCGTCTGCTCGCGAACCTCATCCAAAATAGAAAATTTGCTTTTTTCCAACCGGGTCAATATGTGCTCATTCAATACGGCAATGAATCGATCCGACGACGTTCGCTTTAAAAAGATGCCGTAATCGTTCGCCCATCGGTTCAACACAGAGGTTACAAGGCTGTTCAATTGGCTTTTCGCTTGATCGTCCATCCCTTGCGTAATTTCATCATAATTATCAAGAAAAATGATCGCCATCGCCAACCGCTCTGCCTCATATTGCCGTTTCAGCTCCATATGCTCTGTAACATCGAAAAAGTAAAGAAGCCGTTCGTGGCGGCGGACGATGACTTTCAGCTGTTTTCCGTTCAGTTCCATAATCTCCTCGTCCGCCTTTCCTTTTTTGACGAAAGCGGCCAACGGTTCGGACAGCTCGGCAAGCGAGCGGCCAACCAACGTCTGTTCCTTAAAGCAGGAGGCTAAAAACCGGTTCGACCATTCGATTTTCCCTTCCTCATCGATGAGCATGATGCCGATCGGCATCTGCATAAGCGCTTCCTCGCCGACTTTCTTCACCCGATACGACAGGTTGGAAATATATTGCCCCAGCTCTTGATACAAAGAGCGCTGTGACCAAATGACATAATAAAGCGTAAACCCAACGGTGAGAAAGCCGATCAGCCCAAGCAGCCAGTGGAAATAAAACAGGCCGGCCGCCATGAGCACCGCCAAGGCGGCTAACGCATAGGATGGATAGCGGTATGCTTTCCTCTCGTAAAAATGGGACATTCAAGTCAGCTCCTACACTGAAGAAATGGCTCACCTTATCCAATTATTTATAGGCGGCGGCGCAAATCAAATCCTAAATCAATTATACCGAATATCGCCACAAGATAAAGTAGAAAAGGCAGGAATAAACAAACAACCGTCCCAGCGATCACCACGCCTTTCGCAATGCCTTTTTTGTAGGCGGCGTAATACAAAAACGAAAATCCTTGTACTGCCATGGCAAGCTGCAGCACATAAGAGAGGTTCAATACAGCAATATAAGGGAAAGTTCCCTCGGCAAACGGAAACATGGAAAGAACAAGCACCATGATGTATATCCATAGCACGCTTTTTGGCAAGGAGAGCTCACGAAACGGCGGCCACGTGCCGACCGGGAGCTTCAGCCGCTTCATAATGGGCAGCGAGACCATGATGGTCACGTAGGCGAGCGCCAACGCAGCGATGACAAACAGCGTCGGAACCATGTAGCCGATCAGTTCGATTCCTTGTTCAAGCTGCTTTTGCATCCCAGCTGGCGGCTTTTGGCCCATCGCTTCCATCATGCGCATCGCCGTATCAAACGACTCGCGCACTAAACCAAGCGTATCCCGGATCATGTCAACTTGGAAAAATTGAATCGAAATGATGTAATCAAGCACGATGTTGGCTAAAAACACGAGGGCGCCGAC is a window from the Geobacillus stearothermophilus ATCC 12980 genome containing:
- a CDS encoding YybS family protein; translated protein: MRKTHALTEAAIELALFAVLFLMALYVPVIGFVAALFLALPFMVFTMRHGLAPAWLLLVAALVVSSLIGSFLSLPMALMFGTVGITVGAMLAKQKNRYLIWLVGALVFLANIVLDYIISIQFFQVDMIRDTLGLVRESFDTAMRMMEAMGQKPPAGMQKQLEQGIELIGYMVPTLFVIAALALAYVTIMVSLPIMKRLKLPVGTWPPFRELSLPKSVLWIYIMVLVLSMFPFAEGTFPYIAVLNLSYVLQLAMAVQGFSFLYYAAYKKGIAKGVVIAGTVVCLFLPFLLYLVAIFGIIDLGFDLRRRL
- the yycF gene encoding response regulator YycF, translated to MEKRILVVDDEKPIADILQFNLQKEGYEVICAYDGEEALQKVEETMPDLILLDIMLPLKDGMEVCREVRKKYDMPIIMLTAKDSEIDKVLGLELGADDYVTKPFSTRELLARVKANLRRHAQTANQEEVENETNEIVIGPLVIRPDAYVVQKRGETIALTQREFELLHYLAKHIGQVMTREHLLQTVWGYDYYGDVRTVDVTVRRLREKIEDNPSHPSWIVTRRGVGYYLRNPEQES
- a CDS encoding adenylosuccinate synthase, producing the protein MSSVVVVGTQWGDEGKGKITDFLSENAEVIARYQGGNNAGHTIVFNGERYKLHLIPSGIFYKDKICVIGNGMVIDPKALVAELSYLHERGVSTDNLRISNRAHVILPYHLKLDGLEEERKGTNKIGTTKKGIGPAYMDKAARIGIRIIDLLDRDVFAEKLARNLEEKNMLFEKVYGAEGFRFEDIFEEYYEYGQQIAKYVCDTSVVLNNALDEGRRVLFEGAQGVMLDIDQGTYPFVTSSNPVAGGVTIGAGVGPTKIKHVVGVAKAYTTRVGDGPFPTELHDEIGDRIREVGREYGTTTGRPRRVGWFDSVVVRHARRVSGITDLSLNSIDVLTGIETLKICVAYRYRGEVIEEFPASLKVLAECEPIYEELPGWTEDITGVRSLDELPANARHYVERISQLTGIPLSIFSVGPDRSQTNVVRSVYA
- a CDS encoding DHH family phosphoesterase, producing the protein MSHFYERKAYRYPSYALAALAVLMAAGLFYFHWLLGLIGFLTVGFTLYYVIWSQRSLYQELGQYISNLSYRVKKVGEEALMQMPIGIMLIDEEGKIEWSNRFLASCFKEQTLVGRSLAELSEPLAAFVKKGKADEEIMELNGKQLKVIVRRHERLLYFFDVTEHMELKRQYEAERLAMAIIFLDNYDEITQGMDDQAKSQLNSLVTSVLNRWANDYGIFLKRTSSDRFIAVLNEHILTRLEKSKFSILDEVREQTAKHQAQLTLSIGIGAGVSPLPELGTLAQSSLDLALGRGGDQVAIKHGNGKVKFYGGKTNPMEKRTRVRARVISHALRELIAESDRVLIMGHKYPDMDALGAAIGILKVVQSNQKEGFIVVDQAKTDAGAQRLLEEMRKHADLWSRCIKPEQALELVTEDTLLIVVDTHRPSLVVEERLLYRMDHIVVIDHHRRGEEFIEAPILVYMEPYASSTSELVTELLEYQPKRVKLSMLEATALLAGIVVDTKSFTLRTGSRTFDAASYLRAQGADTVLVQKLLRESVTNYVRRAKLVERTVIDEHGIAIAKGGENEVHDQVLIAQTADTLLTLSGVAASFVISKRADGTVGISARSLGDINVQVIMEKLGGGGHLTNAAAQLSGVTVGEAERQLREAIHDYFEGGNPS
- the rplI gene encoding 50S ribosomal protein L9; the encoded protein is MKVIFLKDVKGKGKKGEIKNVADGYANNFLFKQGLAIEATPANLKALEAQKQKEQRQAAEELANAKKLKEQLEKLTVTIPAKAGEGGRLFGSITSKQIAESLQAQHGLKLDKRKIELADAIRALGYTNVPVKLHPEVTATLKVHVTEQK
- the dnaB gene encoding replicative DNA helicase; amino-acid sequence: MSELFSERIPPQSIEAEQAVLGAVFLDPAALVPASEILIPEDFYRAAHQKIFHAMLRVADRGEPVDLVTVTAELAASEQLEEIGGVSYLSELADAVPTAANVEYYARIVEEKSVLRRLIRTATSIAQDGYTREDEIDVLLDEAERKIMEVSQRKHSGAFKNIKDILVQTYDNIEMLHNRDGEITGIPTGFTELDRMTSGFQRSDLIIVAARPSVGKTAFALNIAQNVATKTNENVAIFSLEMSAQQLVMRMLCAEGNINAQNLRTGKLTPEDWGKLTMAMGSLSNAGIYIDDTPSIRVSDIRAKCRRLKQESGLGMIVIDYLQLIQGSGRSKENRQQEVSEISRSLKALARELEVPVIALSQLSRSVEQRQDKRPMMSDIRESGSIEQDADIVAFLYRDDYYNKDSENKNIIEIIIAKQRNGPVGTVQLAFIKEYNKFVNLERRFDEAQIPPGA